A single window of Kitasatospora sp. HUAS MG31 DNA harbors:
- a CDS encoding nitrite/sulfite reductase, whose amino-acid sequence MAPTPETVEPPVDSAPARRPAAARKVTRHRGEGQWGMGHYTPLNANEQFKKDDDGLNVRTRIETIYAHRGFDSIDPADLRGRMRWWGLYTQRKEGIDGGKTAILDPHELDAEFFMLRVRIDGGRLTVAQLRAISEVSEQYARGTADLTDRQNVQYHWIRIEDVPAIWQKLEAVGLSTTEACGDTPRVILGSPVAGIAEDEIIDGTPAIEEIHRRFIGNKEFSNLPRKFKSAVSGSPLLDVAHEINDVAFVGVEHPEHGPGFDLWVGGGLSTNPKLGVRLGAWVPLDEVADVYGGVIGIFRDYGYRRLRNRARLKFLVADWGAEKFRQVLEDEYLKYRLVDGPAPKEPGGRWRDHVGVHRQKDGRFYVGFAPRVGRVSGKTLGLIAELAAEHGSDRLRTTAEQKMLILDVAEDRVESLVAGLEALDLRVTPSPFRRGTMACTGIEYCKLAIVETKERGRTLIDELERRLPEFDEPLTININGCPNACARIQVADIGLKGQLVTDENGEQVEGYQVHLGGALGLEAGFGRKVRGLKVTSAGLPDYVERVLTRYRADRAEGERFAQWAARASEEQLS is encoded by the coding sequence ATGGCCCCTACTCCCGAAACGGTCGAGCCCCCGGTCGACAGCGCCCCCGCGCGCCGTCCCGCCGCCGCCCGCAAGGTGACCCGCCACCGCGGCGAGGGCCAGTGGGGCATGGGCCACTACACCCCGCTGAACGCCAACGAGCAGTTCAAGAAGGACGACGACGGTCTCAATGTGCGGACACGCATTGAGACGATCTACGCGCACCGCGGCTTCGACTCGATCGACCCGGCCGACCTGCGCGGCCGGATGCGCTGGTGGGGTCTGTACACCCAGCGCAAGGAGGGCATCGACGGCGGCAAGACCGCGATCCTGGACCCGCACGAGCTGGACGCCGAGTTCTTCATGCTGCGGGTCCGCATCGACGGCGGCCGGCTGACGGTGGCCCAGCTGCGGGCGATCTCCGAGGTCTCCGAGCAGTACGCCCGCGGCACCGCCGACCTGACCGACCGGCAGAACGTCCAGTACCACTGGATCCGGATCGAGGACGTCCCGGCGATCTGGCAGAAGCTGGAGGCCGTCGGCCTGTCCACCACCGAGGCGTGCGGCGACACCCCGCGCGTCATCCTGGGCTCGCCGGTGGCCGGCATCGCCGAGGACGAGATCATCGACGGCACCCCGGCCATCGAGGAGATCCATCGCCGCTTCATCGGCAACAAGGAGTTTTCCAACCTGCCGCGCAAGTTCAAGTCGGCGGTCTCCGGCTCGCCGCTGCTGGACGTGGCCCACGAGATCAACGACGTCGCCTTCGTCGGCGTGGAGCACCCCGAGCACGGCCCGGGCTTCGACCTCTGGGTCGGCGGCGGCCTGTCCACCAACCCCAAGCTGGGTGTCCGGCTGGGCGCCTGGGTGCCGCTGGACGAGGTCGCCGACGTCTACGGCGGTGTCATCGGCATCTTCCGCGACTACGGCTACCGCCGCCTGCGCAACCGGGCCCGGCTGAAGTTCCTGGTCGCCGACTGGGGCGCGGAGAAGTTCCGCCAGGTGCTGGAGGACGAGTACCTCAAGTACCGGCTGGTGGACGGCCCCGCGCCGAAGGAGCCGGGTGGCCGCTGGCGCGACCACGTCGGCGTCCACCGCCAGAAGGACGGCCGGTTCTACGTCGGCTTCGCGCCGCGGGTCGGCCGGGTCTCCGGCAAGACGCTCGGCCTGATCGCCGAACTCGCCGCCGAGCACGGCTCGGACCGGCTGCGCACCACCGCCGAGCAGAAGATGCTGATCCTCGACGTCGCCGAGGACCGGGTCGAGTCGCTGGTGGCCGGCCTGGAGGCGCTGGACCTGCGGGTCACCCCGTCGCCGTTCCGCCGCGGCACCATGGCCTGCACCGGCATCGAGTACTGCAAGCTCGCCATCGTCGAGACCAAGGAGCGCGGCCGCACCCTGATCGACGAACTGGAGCGCCGCCTGCCGGAGTTCGACGAGCCGCTGACCATCAACATCAACGGCTGCCCGAACGCCTGCGCCCGGATCCAGGTCGCGGACATCGGTCTCAAGGGCCAGCTGGTCACCGACGAGAACGGCGAGCAGGTCGAGGGCTACCAGGTGCACCTGGGCGGCGCGCTCGGCCTGGAGGCCGGGTTCGGCCGCAAGGTCCGCGGCCTCAAGGTCACCAGCGCCGGCCTGCCCGACTACGTCGAGCGCGTGCTGACCCGCTACCGGGCCGACCGCGCCGAGGGCGAGCGGTTCGCCCAGTGGGCGGCCCGGGCCAGTGAGGAGCAGCTGTCGTGA
- a CDS encoding phosphoadenylyl-sulfate reductase, producing the protein MSTATDYEALATAAGRDLEEATPQEILQWAADTFGKRFCVTSSMEDAVVAHLAASVLPGVDVVFLDTGYHFAETIGTRDAVAATMKVNVITLTPALSVAEQDARYGPRLHDRDPDLCCSLRKVEPLNRGLGGYDAWATGLRRDESPSRANTPVVAWDPKRRKVKLAPIARWTQEDVDAYVAANGVLLNPLLWEGYTSIGCSPLSCTAKPGEGEAGRAGRWAGSGKTECGIHL; encoded by the coding sequence ATGAGCACCGCCACTGACTACGAGGCGCTGGCCACGGCGGCCGGCCGGGACCTGGAGGAGGCGACCCCGCAGGAGATCCTGCAGTGGGCCGCCGACACCTTCGGCAAGCGCTTCTGCGTCACCTCCTCGATGGAGGACGCGGTGGTCGCCCACCTGGCCGCCTCGGTCCTCCCCGGCGTGGACGTGGTGTTCCTGGACACCGGCTACCACTTCGCGGAGACCATCGGCACCCGGGACGCGGTGGCGGCGACCATGAAGGTCAACGTCATCACGCTCACCCCGGCCCTGTCGGTGGCCGAGCAGGACGCCCGGTACGGTCCGCGGCTGCACGACCGGGACCCGGACCTGTGCTGCTCGCTGCGCAAGGTCGAGCCGCTGAACCGCGGCCTCGGCGGGTACGACGCCTGGGCCACGGGCCTGCGCCGCGACGAGTCGCCGTCCCGTGCGAACACCCCCGTGGTGGCCTGGGACCCGAAGCGCCGCAAGGTGAAGCTGGCCCCGATCGCCCGCTGGACCCAGGAGGACGTGGACGCGTACGTGGCCGCCAACGGCGTGCTGCTCAACCCGCTGCTGTGGGAGGGCTACACCTCGATCGGCTGCTCGCCGCTGTCCTGCACGGCCAAGCCCGGCGAGGGCGAGGCCGGCCGGGCGGGCCGCTGGGCCGGCTCCGGCAAGACCGAGTGCGGCATCCACCTCTGA
- a CDS encoding extracellular solute-binding protein, with protein sequence MRPFRTRRTATAAAATVLATGLLVTGCGSGGGSADAAGGKVTLTVDLFGTFGFKEAGLYEEYTQLHPNVTIKQTDTQDEGQYWQTLQTKLAGGGGLADIQGLEVGRVASVVRNQADKFTDLGSLGIGGVNDGLVPWKGAAVKTADGKVLGAGTDIGPEAICFRTDLFKAAGLPTDRAELAAKWSTWQGYLELGRSYVGKAQPGNAWTDSAAGMFTAEVGQQKVRYADEGGKAVHDSNPAVKNAWQDSVTLVTDGLSAKLPQWTPEWNKAFTTGKFATLSCPAWMIGYIKGQAGQAASGTWDVAPGPGRTGNWGGSYLTVPKTAKHPKEAAQLIAWLTAKEQQAKLFTKQGSFPSSTGAQAEIKSVTDPYFNNAPIGEIFSESAANMPAQVLGTEDGVIGKAFTDALGEVERTGTAPATAWQHALDNIKKAAGN encoded by the coding sequence ATGCGCCCGTTCAGAACCCGCCGCACCGCCACCGCCGCAGCCGCGACCGTCCTCGCCACCGGGCTCCTCGTCACCGGGTGCGGCTCGGGCGGCGGCTCCGCGGACGCGGCCGGCGGCAAGGTGACCCTCACCGTCGACCTCTTCGGCACCTTCGGGTTCAAGGAGGCCGGCCTCTACGAGGAGTACACGCAGCTGCACCCGAACGTCACCATCAAGCAGACCGACACCCAGGACGAGGGCCAGTACTGGCAGACCCTGCAGACCAAGCTGGCCGGCGGCGGCGGGCTCGCCGACATCCAGGGCCTGGAGGTCGGCCGGGTGGCCAGCGTGGTGCGCAACCAGGCGGACAAGTTCACCGACCTGGGCAGCCTCGGCATCGGCGGGGTGAACGACGGGCTGGTGCCGTGGAAGGGCGCCGCCGTGAAGACCGCCGACGGCAAGGTGCTCGGCGCCGGCACCGACATCGGCCCGGAGGCGATCTGCTTCCGCACCGACCTGTTCAAGGCCGCCGGACTGCCCACCGACCGCGCCGAGCTGGCCGCGAAGTGGTCCACCTGGCAGGGCTACCTGGAGCTGGGCCGCAGCTACGTCGGCAAGGCGCAGCCCGGCAACGCCTGGACCGACAGCGCGGCGGGCATGTTCACCGCCGAGGTCGGCCAGCAGAAGGTCCGGTACGCCGACGAGGGCGGCAAGGCCGTGCACGACTCCAACCCGGCCGTGAAGAACGCCTGGCAGGACTCGGTCACCCTGGTCACGGACGGGCTGTCGGCCAAGCTGCCGCAGTGGACCCCGGAGTGGAACAAGGCCTTCACCACCGGAAAGTTCGCCACCCTGAGCTGCCCGGCCTGGATGATCGGCTACATCAAGGGGCAGGCGGGCCAGGCGGCCTCCGGCACCTGGGACGTCGCGCCCGGCCCGGGCCGTACCGGCAACTGGGGCGGCTCGTACCTGACCGTGCCGAAGACCGCCAAGCACCCGAAGGAGGCGGCGCAGCTGATCGCCTGGCTGACCGCCAAGGAGCAGCAGGCCAAGCTCTTCACCAAGCAGGGTTCCTTCCCGTCCAGCACGGGGGCCCAGGCGGAGATCAAGTCGGTGACCGACCCGTACTTCAACAACGCGCCGATCGGTGAGATCTTCAGCGAGTCCGCGGCGAACATGCCGGCGCAGGTGCTGGGCACCGAGGACGGGGTGATCGGCAAGGCGTTCACGGACGCGCTGGGCGAGGTGGAGCGGACCGGCACCGCGCCGGCCACCGCGTGGCAGCACGCGCTGGACAACATCAAGAAGGCCGCCGGCAACTGA
- a CDS encoding GH1 family beta-glucosidase has protein sequence MTVEALPSPVRSAFPTGFVWGAATAAYQIEGAAAEDGRTPSIWDTFSRTAGKVRNGDTGDIAADHYHRYREDVRLMADLGLTSYRFSLSWPRIQPGGRGPANPAGLDFYDRLVDELLGRGIAPVVTLYHWDLPQELEDAGGWTVRDTAHRFAEYAALAADRLGDRVATWTTLNEPWCSAFLGYGNGYHAPGRTDHAAALAAHHHLLLAHGLGTAVLRDRLPAGTQVSLTLNLAAVRPLSTAPGDLDAARRIDGLANRIFLDPVFRGRYPEDVLADTAHLTDWSFVREGDLAEISRPVDSLGINYYTPTVVAAAEPADLAGPREDGHAAELSPWPADEGIRFLPAEGNRTAMNWPVDADGLYELLIRLRDELPGLPLLVTENGAAYEDYSDPSGAVRDPERIAYLHAHLDAVRRAVAEGAPVRGYFLWSLLDNFEWAYGYSKRFGIVHVDFASQRRTPKESARWYAEVIRTGDLPPA, from the coding sequence ATGACCGTCGAAGCGCTCCCCTCCCCCGTCCGTTCCGCGTTCCCCACCGGTTTCGTGTGGGGCGCCGCCACCGCCGCGTACCAGATCGAGGGCGCGGCGGCGGAGGACGGCCGCACCCCGTCCATCTGGGACACCTTCAGCCGGACCGCCGGGAAGGTCCGCAACGGCGACACCGGCGACATCGCGGCCGACCACTACCACCGCTACCGCGAGGACGTCCGGCTGATGGCCGACCTCGGCCTCACCTCGTACCGGTTCTCGCTCTCCTGGCCGCGGATCCAGCCGGGCGGGCGGGGCCCGGCGAACCCGGCCGGCCTGGACTTCTACGACCGGCTGGTCGACGAGCTGCTCGGCCGGGGCATCGCCCCCGTGGTCACCCTCTACCACTGGGACCTCCCGCAGGAGCTGGAGGACGCCGGCGGCTGGACGGTCCGGGACACCGCGCACCGGTTCGCCGAGTACGCGGCGCTCGCCGCCGACCGGCTCGGCGACCGGGTCGCCACCTGGACCACCCTCAACGAGCCCTGGTGCAGCGCCTTCCTCGGCTACGGCAACGGCTACCACGCCCCCGGGCGGACCGACCACGCCGCCGCGCTGGCCGCCCACCACCACCTGCTGCTGGCCCACGGGCTGGGCACCGCCGTGCTGCGCGACCGGCTGCCGGCCGGCACCCAGGTCTCGCTGACCCTCAACCTGGCCGCCGTCCGCCCGCTCAGCACCGCGCCGGGCGACCTGGACGCGGCCCGCCGGATCGACGGCCTGGCCAACCGGATCTTCCTGGACCCGGTCTTCCGCGGCCGCTACCCCGAGGACGTGCTCGCCGACACCGCGCACCTCACCGACTGGTCCTTCGTCCGGGAGGGCGACCTCGCCGAGATCTCCCGCCCGGTCGACTCCCTCGGCATCAACTACTACACGCCCACCGTGGTCGCCGCCGCCGAGCCGGCCGACCTCGCAGGACCGCGCGAGGACGGCCACGCCGCCGAACTCTCCCCCTGGCCGGCCGACGAGGGCATCCGCTTCCTGCCCGCCGAGGGCAACCGCACCGCGATGAACTGGCCGGTGGACGCCGACGGGCTGTACGAGCTGCTCATCCGGCTGCGCGACGAACTGCCGGGCCTGCCGCTGCTGGTGACCGAGAACGGCGCCGCGTACGAGGACTACAGCGACCCCTCCGGCGCGGTCCGCGACCCGGAGCGGATCGCCTACCTGCACGCCCACCTGGACGCCGTCCGCCGGGCGGTCGCCGAGGGCGCGCCGGTGCGCGGCTACTTCCTCTGGTCGCTGCTGGACAACTTCGAGTGGGCGTACGGGTACAGCAAGCGGTTCGGCATCGTGCACGTGGACTTCGCCAGCCAGCGGAGGACGCCCAAGGAGAGCGCCCGCTGGTACGCCGAGGTGATCCGCACCGGGGACCTGCCCCCGGCGTGA
- a CDS encoding carbohydrate ABC transporter permease: protein MQLTRRSPLTGGPLAYTVLIAATVVFAFPFYWTLVAASRSNSELSAATPALTPGPNLFHNLGEAVQQAAIGTALLNSLIVSAAVTAGVVLSSTLAGFAFAKLRFRGRGVLLALTVGTMMIPPQLGVIPLFMVIVKLDLQNKLPSVILPSLVSAFGVFFMRQFLVQALPDELIEAGRVDGASTLRIFLSIVLPVARPGMAVLGMLTFMATWNDFFWPIVALSSQNPTVQVALKSLGQGYVPDQSVVMAGALLGTLPVLLVFGLLGRQIVGGIMQGAVKG, encoded by the coding sequence ATGCAGCTGACCAGGCGTTCCCCGCTGACCGGCGGGCCGCTCGCGTACACGGTGCTGATCGCCGCCACGGTGGTCTTCGCCTTCCCGTTCTACTGGACGCTGGTGGCCGCCAGCCGGTCCAACTCCGAGCTGAGCGCGGCCACTCCGGCGCTCACCCCGGGCCCTAACCTGTTCCACAACCTCGGCGAGGCGGTGCAGCAGGCCGCCATCGGCACCGCGCTGCTGAACTCGCTGATCGTCTCCGCCGCGGTCACCGCGGGTGTGGTGCTCTCCTCCACGCTGGCCGGGTTCGCCTTCGCCAAGCTGCGGTTCCGCGGCCGCGGGGTGCTGCTGGCGCTGACCGTGGGCACCATGATGATCCCGCCGCAGCTCGGGGTGATCCCGCTGTTCATGGTGATCGTGAAGCTGGACCTGCAGAACAAGCTGCCCTCGGTGATCCTGCCCTCGCTGGTCTCCGCGTTCGGTGTGTTCTTCATGCGCCAGTTCCTCGTCCAGGCGCTGCCGGACGAGCTGATCGAGGCGGGCCGGGTGGACGGCGCGTCCACGCTGCGGATCTTCCTCTCGATCGTGCTGCCGGTGGCCCGGCCGGGCATGGCCGTGCTCGGGATGCTGACCTTCATGGCCACCTGGAACGACTTCTTCTGGCCGATCGTGGCGCTGAGTTCGCAGAACCCCACGGTGCAGGTGGCGCTGAAGTCGCTCGGCCAGGGCTACGTCCCGGACCAGTCCGTGGTGATGGCCGGCGCGCTGCTCGGCACCCTGCCCGTCCTGCTGGTCTTCGGGCTGCTCGGCCGCCAGATCGTCGGCGGCATCATGCAGGGCGCCGTGAAGGGCTGA
- a CDS encoding putative leader peptide, with translation MPSAGTTLVGRLHVDLLRVSSAICPVT, from the coding sequence ATGCCTAGCGCCGGAACCACCCTGGTTGGTCGACTCCACGTCGACCTCCTCCGCGTGTCCAGCGCCATCTGTCCGGTGACCTGA
- a CDS encoding YihY/virulence factor BrkB family protein yields the protein MQAAGRTSQESHGRSAERPARRRGGRRRAAKRATWRRTLWELIKDTVNTCVEYRVTGLAAEAAFFTLLSIPPLLLCLAGTLGYLDDILGAGTIEKLEQDIVSASGKLLTPDSVEQIVKPVLNTVFNSPRPDLISIGFLLSLWSGSRALYIFIDTITVMYGLDGKRGIVKTRLMSLGLYLGALLIGSLVLPLLVAGPGLIVHSLPDSAGLVNALYWPTAILLLIIFLTTLYHVAVPARTPWREDIPGALVALVVLVVCSVLLRLYLVSSVEVPSVYGSLAAPVAVLLWIGVIALAVLIGAAMNAAIDRRWPSVETADARAEHERAEEEAAATFVREAAARRAVERARRARELGLGEGHEEDLDEEDEEDAPPSEYPERWAEVLPPANLRGRITPHNPHRRPTPPPPDADRPSRPPAPPSYPPRPPWGEP from the coding sequence GTGCAAGCAGCAGGCAGGACCTCACAGGAGAGCCACGGCCGGTCCGCGGAGCGCCCCGCGCGCCGCCGGGGCGGGCGCCGGCGCGCGGCCAAGCGCGCCACCTGGCGGCGCACGCTGTGGGAGCTGATCAAGGACACCGTCAACACCTGCGTCGAGTACCGGGTCACCGGTCTCGCGGCGGAGGCGGCCTTCTTCACCCTGCTCTCCATCCCGCCCCTGCTGCTCTGCCTCGCCGGCACCCTCGGCTACCTCGACGACATCCTCGGCGCCGGCACCATCGAGAAGCTCGAACAGGACATCGTCTCGGCATCCGGGAAGCTGCTCACCCCCGACTCGGTCGAGCAGATCGTCAAACCGGTGCTCAACACCGTCTTCAACAGCCCGCGCCCCGACCTGATCTCGATCGGCTTCCTGCTCTCCCTCTGGTCCGGCTCCCGGGCGCTGTACATCTTCATCGACACCATCACCGTGATGTACGGCCTCGACGGCAAGCGCGGCATCGTCAAGACCCGGCTGATGTCCCTCGGCCTCTACCTCGGCGCCCTGCTGATCGGCTCCCTGGTGCTGCCGCTGCTGGTGGCCGGCCCCGGGCTGATCGTGCACAGCCTCCCCGACTCCGCGGGACTGGTCAACGCCCTGTACTGGCCCACCGCCATCCTGCTGCTGATCATCTTCCTCACCACCCTCTACCACGTCGCCGTCCCCGCCCGCACGCCCTGGCGCGAGGACATCCCCGGCGCCCTGGTGGCCCTGGTCGTCCTGGTGGTCTGCAGCGTCCTGCTCCGCCTCTACCTGGTCAGCTCGGTCGAGGTGCCCTCGGTCTACGGATCGCTGGCCGCCCCCGTCGCCGTCCTGCTCTGGATCGGCGTGATCGCGCTCGCCGTCCTGATCGGCGCCGCGATGAACGCGGCGATAGACCGGCGCTGGCCCAGCGTCGAGACCGCCGACGCCCGCGCCGAGCACGAGCGCGCCGAGGAGGAGGCCGCCGCCACCTTCGTCCGCGAGGCCGCCGCCCGGCGGGCCGTCGAACGGGCCCGGCGGGCCCGGGAGCTGGGGCTCGGGGAAGGGCACGAGGAGGACCTCGACGAGGAGGACGAGGAGGACGCGCCGCCGTCGGAGTACCCGGAGCGGTGGGCCGAGGTCCTCCCGCCGGCCAACCTGCGGGGCCGCATCACGCCGCACAACCCGCACCGCCGCCCCACCCCGCCCCCGCCCGACGCCGACCGGCCCAGCCGGCCCCCGGCGCCCCCGTCCTACCCGCCCCGACCCCCCTGGGGCGAGCCCTGA
- a CDS encoding carbohydrate ABC transporter permease, which produces MATTTPPALSAGRGPEPPVPAAPAAKGRPRRSGRLAPYGFVAPFFVLFAAFGLFPLLYTAYVSLHRVELQTADRMDWLGLQNYTRLLDDPFFWKALGNTFTIGVLSTVPQLLMALGLAHLLNYRLRGRTFFRVAMLLPYATSVAAATLVFAQLFGRDYGLINWVLSSVGLHPVDWQAETWASQVGVSTIVTWRWTGYNALIYLAGMQAIPGELYESAAMDGANRWQQFRHVTIPGLRPTIVFTVVVSTIGATQLFGEPLLYEGSSRGGISHQYQTLGLYLYEQGWSFFHLGRAAAVAWVMFLLIVVLALLNAAIAARRNRTDR; this is translated from the coding sequence ATGGCCACCACCACTCCCCCGGCGCTGAGCGCCGGGCGGGGCCCCGAACCCCCGGTCCCCGCCGCCCCGGCGGCGAAGGGCCGACCACGCCGGTCCGGCCGGCTCGCGCCGTACGGGTTCGTCGCACCGTTCTTCGTGCTGTTCGCCGCGTTCGGCCTGTTCCCGCTGCTGTACACGGCGTACGTCTCGCTGCACCGGGTGGAGCTGCAGACCGCCGACCGGATGGACTGGCTCGGCCTGCAGAACTACACGAGGCTGTTGGACGACCCGTTCTTCTGGAAGGCGCTGGGGAACACCTTCACCATCGGCGTGCTGTCGACGGTGCCGCAGCTGCTGATGGCGCTCGGCCTGGCGCACCTGCTGAACTACCGGCTGCGCGGCCGGACCTTCTTCCGGGTGGCGATGCTGCTGCCGTACGCCACGTCGGTGGCGGCGGCGACCCTGGTCTTCGCCCAGCTCTTCGGCCGTGACTACGGTCTGATCAACTGGGTGCTCTCCTCGGTCGGGCTGCACCCGGTGGACTGGCAGGCCGAGACCTGGGCCTCCCAGGTCGGCGTCTCGACCATCGTCACCTGGCGCTGGACCGGCTACAACGCGCTGATCTACCTGGCCGGGATGCAGGCGATCCCGGGCGAGCTGTACGAGTCGGCCGCGATGGACGGCGCCAACCGCTGGCAGCAGTTCCGGCACGTGACGATCCCCGGCCTGCGGCCGACCATCGTGTTCACCGTGGTGGTCTCCACCATCGGCGCCACCCAGCTGTTCGGCGAGCCGCTGCTGTACGAGGGCAGTTCGCGCGGCGGCATCTCGCACCAGTACCAGACCCTCGGCCTCTACCTCTACGAGCAGGGCTGGAGCTTCTTCCACCTCGGGCGGGCCGCGGCCGTGGCCTGGGTGATGTTCCTGCTGATCGTGGTGCTCGCCCTGCTGAACGCGGCGATCGCCGCCCGGCGCAACCGTACGGACCGGTGA
- the cysC gene encoding adenylyl-sulfate kinase, giving the protein MTVHTPAADGAAEAAPAAATCERGATVWLTGLPSAGKTTLAFALAERLRAEGHRVEVLDGDEIREFLSKGLGFSREDRHTNVTRIGFVAEKLAANGVKVLAPVIAPYADSRAAVRERHSAQGTEFLEIHVATPVELCSERDVKGLYAKQAAGELSGLTGVDDPYEAPADPELRIQTQGRSVAESAAELHSFLTERGLA; this is encoded by the coding sequence GTGACAGTTCACACCCCGGCCGCCGACGGAGCCGCAGAGGCGGCCCCCGCGGCCGCCACCTGCGAGCGCGGCGCCACCGTGTGGCTGACCGGGCTGCCCAGCGCGGGCAAGACGACCCTCGCCTTCGCCCTGGCCGAGCGGCTGCGCGCCGAGGGCCACCGGGTGGAGGTCCTGGACGGCGACGAGATCCGGGAGTTCCTCTCCAAGGGCCTCGGGTTCTCCCGGGAGGACCGCCACACCAACGTGACCCGGATCGGCTTCGTCGCCGAGAAGCTGGCCGCCAACGGCGTCAAGGTGCTCGCCCCGGTGATCGCCCCCTACGCCGACTCCCGGGCCGCGGTCCGCGAGCGGCACTCCGCCCAGGGCACCGAGTTCCTGGAGATCCACGTCGCGACCCCGGTCGAGCTCTGCTCCGAGCGGGACGTGAAGGGCCTGTACGCCAAGCAGGCGGCCGGCGAGCTCTCCGGCCTGACCGGGGTGGACGACCCGTACGAGGCTCCGGCCGACCCGGAGCTCCGCATCCAGACGCAGGGCCGTTCGGTGGCCGAGTCCGCCGCCGAGCTGCACTCCTTCCTGACCGAGAGGGGCCTGGCATGA
- the rsgA gene encoding ribosome small subunit-dependent GTPase A — protein MSSLSAAHPLSGFGWNDDRAADFAPLAEAGLTPARIARVDRGRCDVVVADPGTGEVRTVRADSRPVGDPDVLKNPCTGDWAAVDLSASPMPVVSALLPRGTAIVRKTSGKRSEGQLLAANIDTVLIAVSLAADPDLGRIERFLALAWESGAEPLVALTKADLVDDAEFVRADVEGIAPGVTVLVVSAETGEGIDVLRACTTGTTALIGQSGAGKSTLTNALAGSEVMVVQQVRSVDEKGRHTTTTRELIPLPGGGVVIDTPGLRGVGLYGGEGLAHAFSEIEELAADCRFDDCSHTSEPGCAVLAAREDGTLPERRWESYVKLQKESAWIASRSDARLRAERAKEWKNITKSMRGANSPVRHR, from the coding sequence TTGTCTTCGCTTTCCGCTGCCCACCCGCTGTCCGGCTTCGGCTGGAATGACGACCGGGCCGCCGATTTCGCCCCCCTCGCCGAGGCGGGCCTCACCCCTGCCAGGATCGCCCGCGTCGACCGCGGCCGCTGCGACGTCGTCGTGGCCGACCCCGGGACGGGCGAGGTCCGTACCGTCCGGGCCGACTCCCGTCCGGTCGGCGATCCGGACGTGCTCAAGAACCCGTGCACCGGCGACTGGGCCGCCGTCGACCTGTCCGCCTCGCCGATGCCCGTGGTCAGCGCCCTGCTGCCGCGCGGCACCGCCATCGTCCGCAAGACCTCCGGCAAGCGCTCGGAGGGTCAGCTGCTGGCCGCCAACATCGACACCGTCCTGATCGCGGTCTCGCTCGCCGCCGACCCCGACCTGGGCCGGATCGAGCGCTTCCTCGCCCTGGCGTGGGAGTCCGGCGCCGAGCCGCTGGTCGCGCTGACCAAGGCCGACCTGGTGGACGACGCCGAGTTCGTCCGCGCCGACGTGGAGGGCATCGCCCCCGGGGTCACGGTGCTGGTCGTCAGCGCCGAGACCGGTGAGGGCATCGACGTCCTGCGCGCCTGCACCACCGGCACGACCGCCCTGATCGGCCAGTCCGGCGCCGGCAAGTCCACCCTCACCAACGCCCTGGCCGGGTCCGAGGTGATGGTCGTCCAGCAGGTCCGCTCGGTGGACGAGAAGGGCCGGCACACCACCACCACCCGCGAGCTGATCCCGCTGCCCGGCGGCGGCGTGGTGATCGACACCCCCGGCCTGCGCGGCGTCGGCCTGTACGGCGGCGAGGGCCTCGCCCACGCGTTCAGCGAGATCGAGGAGCTCGCCGCCGACTGCCGCTTCGACGACTGCAGCCACACCTCCGAGCCCGGCTGCGCCGTCCTCGCGGCGCGCGAGGACGGGACGCTCCCCGAGCGGCGCTGGGAGAGCTACGTGAAGCTGCAGAAGGAGAGCGCCTGGATCGCCTCCCGCTCCGACGCCCGGCTGCGCGCCGAGCGGGCCAAGGAGTGGAAGAACATCACCAAGAGCATGCGCGGCGCGAACAGCCCGGTCCGCCACCGCTGA